DNA from Fusarium falciforme chromosome 7, complete sequence:
TATGGTCAGGAGGGCATTGAGAAATATGTTCAGAGTAAGTCCGGCATCTTGTGGTACTGGGGAAAACTGTACTAACGTTTTGGAATCAATAGTCCTCAAAGACGAGCTCGAGACGACTATGAGGCTATGCGGTGTCACCCACCTCTCTCAAGTTCACCCGGGATTGGTTAATACGCTTGCTATTGATCATCTGGTGTCTGATTCGGATAATCATCCTTATGCAAGGTGGCGACCCAAGGCGAACATGTAACGTGGTGCACCGCACCACCAAGCCAGCCACGCCTTTAGATGTCGGATACGGGGGTGGGCAAGTCAAGATAGATCGTGGATTTTAAGATAGACAAGAATAGACTATTTGATTGATTCGTCTCTATCTCTTGGCATCCTTCCTCCCTCGCCCTCATTATATTTCACGAGACGAAGCTATGATACTAGACCTGCTGCCGTATCTGCAACAGATCCGTAACACCACTCTGACTCTCGTGGTGCAGTCTTGTGACAATCTGGGTAGAGGAGGCATGTGCAACAGCTCGGGCGCTGGATAGGTCATCTTGTTTGATAGGTGGAATAGCCACATTTAAACTAGCCTCTTTATTAGTTGAGGACGCGCTCGAATGTTCGTGGCCCCTTGATGACGCTTTTCTCTCTCATTCACTTGTCTACCTCACTCCATTATCACGTGCTTTGACTTATCTTCATCTACAATCAACCCCTTCTTATCTTTCAACCTGAGTCCATTGTGCTTGAAGCTGTGGATCCATAAGTAAGTGGGTGGCTTTCATCCACCAACTGTGACATTTATATCTCAGACGCATGCTTGGAGAAGCTTCGTACTCGTTGAGCTCACCAACATCAGACTAGCACACATGGACAAATCGTCCTGATCACGGCAATCATGCTACTGTCTCTTGATTTACTATCCAAATGTCCCTGAGTAGTCACAACGAGGGTTCGTGACGCTGAGAATTGGCAGACTACTGCCAAGACGTCTTTCCATTGTGCAGAAAGTCCTGGCCCATCGCAATGACTCGGCTGTTATTCTCTCCTAGCCACCGAGGCTCTAGGCTTTGCAATGCGTCTTCAATCTCGTACGACTGTCCTCCTGCTACGAGCAGGATCTTTCCATGAAAAGGCATGGCAGCTCCGTTGTGGGTTGCGCCGTCACTTCGACCCGCTGTAGCACAGATCAACATGGAGGTTGCCACATCCTCAGGTTCGTTCATTGGCAGTCCCAACTCTTCCCAAGCAGCCGCGATAGCTTTTGTGAGTATTGTTCCTGCCACAGCTTCAGCGCTCAATCTCACGATCATTCAAGTCATGCTACGCACGTGTTGTCCAGGGACAAATAACGTTGACTCGGACGTCATCGTTCTTCAGAGAGGTCATGCGGAGCCCTCGCATCACTCCAATGACGCCATGCTTGGTGGCGAGATAGGGCGTGAGGTCGGCCGTTTCCTTGAATCCTCCTATGCTGCTGATAAGGATAAGGTCACCTCCACCGTGCTGCCTCAGGTAGTGCATCGCGATCCGACTGGTAAATAGGACACCCCTTAGGTTGATATCCACCTCGGGGAGAGGGGGTTCCTCATTGACATCCTCGATCACTGTGAGCGGGTCAGGAAGCTTGCCAACGGCAGCGTTTGCGATGGCAATATCAACACGGCCAAAGGACCGCTCTGCCTCTTGGAATAGCGCAAGCTGATCCCCATATTTGGATACGTCGCACTGGACAAAACGTAGGTTTTCCCCCAACAGTGAAACCAAGCTCTTGCCCTCTTCCGCGTTTAGATCGCCAACCACGACCTTTGCACCATGGCCTTTTCCAATAGCAGCAGGTTAGCAGAGCATTTACGAGAGTAGAGTAACTGCTCAACACACCGTGAAAGGCAAGGGCGGCAGAGCGACCTATTCCACGGGCACCGCctgtgatgacgatgacctTGTCTTTGACTGACTTGAACAAGGATTGATTCGGTTCGATGAGGGACATGGTGATTTCGCAAGCCGGTTTCTCAGTTGGGAGCGTTTCAAGATGAAGTGGTCTCTAGTGTTTGAGTAATTACAAAGTGACGGAAAGGATCAGTACTAGTTAGTTAGCAAGTTAAATTCCCCCTTTTGACCTAGAATTATCCGCTCGATGAGTGGTTAATAGCCGGGGTTTCCGTCACGTCGGGAAGACCGGTGACTAACCTTGTTGAGAATGCCGATGAATGGACCCAAGGGAGCTAATTACCCCGGACCCGCGGAGCATCCGGGATTGTCAAGTTACCCACTACCCCAGGCCTCTGGGAAGGAAACGTATGTACAGTACCTATCAGCCTTGACGGGGGCCAATTTCCACAGACTGCGCTGAAGTTTGCGCAGCTGAATAACGCCAAGTTTCCGGGGCCGCTTGCTGTGATACCCCGGCCCCATATGCAACAACGCCGTCGGATGTCTGGAGCACTTTTCCGTTTTGGAAATCCCGACCACCCCGGCCTTGTGTCTAATTGCTGTTGGCAATGGAGGCGTTGATTCGCACATATAATGTGAACTCTTCCCGCGGTCAAGGTCTTTCGTCAAGGTTGTACCCCACGTTTCGTGACTTGGGCCTTATATCTCTCAACTCTCCACACCCCACAGCTCTCCCCGCAGATCCCCCACATGGGAACTTGTGCTCCACAAGCCAACATGGAGGAAGACTCAGATGCCCAGACCACCTCGAAGCAGGCTGTCAAGGTCCATGTGAAGACATGGATCGTCGTTATTGTAAAGTGCCTTCCGTCGTTGGCACAGGAGCGCAGGACTGACAATCACGTAGTGCGTCAACTTTGCCTACTTCTCTCAACTCACAGCCGTCATCGGTTCGGGCTTCCTAGCCCAACCGATTGCCCAGCTTCTGGGCGGCGCCTCGCAGACCATGTGGTTCAACCAAtccatcaacctcctcggaATTGCAATCTGTCTGCCTGTGTCCCAGATGGCTGATTACTGGGGTAGAAGATGGGTTCTCATAGTGCTACTCACTATCGGCTTCGCAGGTACCATGGTGGTTGCCCGAGCCCAGAATGTCGCAACCGTGATTGCCGGGTTTGTCTTGATTGGTATCAGCTATGGTGCCACGCCTGTCTTGTTTGCAGTACCGTCAGAGATCCTCCCTCGGAGCCAACGCTCTATTGCTCAGTCGACCATCAATATGTCGTCCAGCATCGGTGGGATCCTTAGTTTGGTCATGGGCGGACTACTACTTCGACATAACCGCCTTGAAAACTATAGGGTGTTTTTCTATGTTGTGGCGGCCTTCTTTGGTCTCTCATTCTTAGGAATCctgtttttttattatccaCCGCCAAGAGAAGAACAAGTCTCGCTTAAGCTGACCCAGAAGCTGCGGAGACTAGATTGGGTCGGCTATACGCTTTTCGCTCCTGGATTGACCCTATTTTCTATCGCCCTTTCGTGGTCTAAGAATCCATACCCTTGGTCTGACGCACACATCATTGCTCCCTTCGTTCTGGGTATGGTTTTGATTATCGGTTTTATTCTCTACGAGTGGCTGGTCAAAAAGGATGGTAAGTTAGTCCTTGCCCACCGGCATCGGATATCATCATTGCTAACATGTTCGTCAAGGTATCTTTAATCACGCCGTTTTCACCCACCGCAATATAGTTATCTCGCTCCTAGCTGTGTGGATTGACGGGGTTTCCTTCTATACcgctaatacttatttcgCGCAGCAGTTCGGCATGTTTACTGGAAATGATATGTTAATCTCTGGCATCGCATTCGGCATGTTTTTCATAGTTGGTGGTCTagccaccatcatcttcgGCTGGGCATCAACCAAGTACCGGATTGTTCGCATGCCTGGCATCCTCTGTTTAGCCCTAATAGTCCTATTCAACGTTCTCATGGCGACGACCACACCCTCGACGCCTGAGGCAAACTATTGGGGCTATGCCGTCTttgctggtcttggcctcggaGGTACCATACCAACCTTCATGGTCGCTGCACAATTGACCACGCCGCCAGAATTGATCTCTCTGGTATCCGGGCTTGTCAGCGTCGCTCGACCAATCGGCGGCGTCGTTGGCCTAGCCATCAACAACGCCATCTTCCACGACAGCCTTTCCACGGAGCTACGCAAGAAAATCTCAGCAGCAGTCATTCCTCTTGGCTTTTCGGCTTCATATATGGATGCTCTGATTTCAGCTGTGACAGGTGGCGACGATGGAGCACTCTCCGAGATCTCTGGTGTGACACCCGACATCATCGCTGCAGCCCAAGGTGGTCAGATGAAGGCCTACGGAATTGCGTTCAGAAACTGCTGGATTGCGGCCGCCTGTTTGTGCCTACCTGGCGTATTCAGTAATTATCCCACCTATATCAGCCCGGTTGTTGAGTTCTGCTGACAAACTGCCGTGCCAGTCGCCTTTTGGGCTATAGACCCTCGCTCAGAGTTCAAGGAACATATCGACGCCCCcgttgaagttgaagttgcAGAAGAGCAGAAGCGATTGGAGGCTCTTCAAGTGGAGAATGTAAAGGATAAGTTGAAAGGTGGCAAGGCTTGAACAGGAAGGTTTATTGACACGAGATGCCGTATCTTTTATTGTAAATAGGAACTTACGACGGCGCAGTCTGCACCCAAATGTGGCCCCTGTTTTTCGCCCGAGGGAATGACGGGATCAAGCTCATAATAGCCATGCTGACGCCAGTTTTTGTTGAACTTGCCGCCTAGGCTGTGTATGGAAACGACGAACATGCCCAGGTCTCTCTCTGTCTGGGCGCTTGACAATTGCTGCAATATGCCTATCTTCGTAAGCTCTCAAAATCTGACATGACGCTGCCGTACTGCTCACCGGATTGGcagttatttttttcttttgtctAGGCCGGAAGCATGATGATGCTCGTCATGGCTGTGTGACGGTTTTTGCCATCGTGTCCGCGGCAATGCACAGCAAAAAGTCCTACAACGGCCACACACTGGACCGCCCGGACGCCGGTAGCAGCAGACGAAACAGTCGAATCGGCTTCATCAGCCAGCAAATCCACGGGCAGATGTCTCACGATATCTGGTGGCTGGTGCTGGCAGTCCTAGTGATCACTACAATCGAAACTTCGCACTTCCTGGCGGGCCCAGTAGCATTTTCAGTCTTCAACATTATGTTTGAGGTTGTGTCAGCCTATGGCACGGTCGGTATCTCTGTGGGCATTCCGAGGGACGCGTATAGGTTCTCCGGAGCCTGGCACACTGGTAGCAAGCTTGTTTTGTGCCTTGTCATGCTGCGTGGCAGGCACCGCGGGCTGCCGGTTGCATTGGATCATCCGGTGAGGTTGCCAGGAGAGCACTTACATCGAGATGAAAAGGAGAACCGCCAGATACGGAGAACCATGGCGGGGCCACGGATGGATCTGAATTCCTGACAGGTATGGGGTTGAGAGCCGCAGACCTGATGTTCTCATAATTATCTGACGATGGTCTTTAACCGTGAAGGTTGAGATTTCTCGTGCAGTTTCGAGGCCACTTGTGGGCAGCGTATTGGCAAAGGTTGAAAGGAAGTCAATCAGAGCTGTTGAGACTGGAAACTTGCTCtcgctgatgctgatggcgCCCGAGTTGGTATGTGGGCGACGAAATCTCGTCACGGCTTCTCCACATCTTTCTGTGTAAGAATTCCGTTCCTAGACCAATTTTCGATCACTTTTACTGGGAATCACGCTCTTTGGTGACGACGGTACGTTCCCTAACTCACTAGCTCATCACACTCTCCTCCCAATGGCCAACTAAACTCGGGGAACTGAGAAATCCATCCCCCTCACATGCTCCCAAATAAGAAGGCCTTGATAAATGCCGAATGAACGCTCCAATATATGACCAAGACCATCATATCTTCTGTTGTCTTGGCTGACACGTCTGACGCGGTTAAATGCCAAATTTGGAATGGCATGGCGGGAAACCGCTTTGATCAACTTGTGTAAATCCCGCATGAAGATTCTGGCCTTGACTCCGTGGCCAGCAGCGATTCAACTCCATGGAAGGTGAGTGAGGCCCTTGGCATGTGACTACGATATGGGGTTGTGACATGGATAGCATGGTTTTCGTAGCGATTAGGGCAGAATCTATACACTGAGGCAGCTAGTCGGAGCCTTAGTTTTAGGTGATtttaaagggcaagaagagtTTTGCCGTCGCTATTAAACTCGGACACGATTATCAGATGagttttacttaattaattaacaaagaaaaagaggtTTAGCAACTTTTGTCACACATGCCTGTGTGAGACACAAGCTTGTCCTGCACGATATATATTACTTGCTTATTCGATAACAAGACCTTACTTGTGTCGAAAACAAATATAAGACACAGAAAGAAAATCGACATAGCAAATATCCATGCTACTCTGGCTTTCTTCCCCAAATGACTCATTGCCGAAAGAAAGCATGGCATCTGCCGGAACGCCTCTCACGTCGGAACTGAGCGCAGTATAcggcaacctcctccttggtccaTCCCCGAAGCTGGCTCGCCGCGGAAAGCACATATCCCTCTACATCCTGCTCAAGAGATGCCTGCAGATGTTGACCGATTTCCTTTTGTTTTGGGTCTCTGGGCCAGCCCCCAATCGGGACCTTGAATTCGTCGTTGGCATTGGCCCTTTCATATTCTCTAAAACAAAAACCAAGGACTGTAATCTCACCTTGTTGTCGACATACTGAATATTGACCAATCCAGCAGCTCCCATGCTCTTATTCTGCGCATTATCTTCAACGACAGTGCAGCTGCAACCCATTTTCTTGGCCACCTTCATGAAGAACTTCCCTCATTCGCTATGGGCGCTACCAGGCGGAAGCGTGTTATCATCACTCTCTGCCACGACCGTTGGCTCGTAGCTTTCACTCCAACCGCCAGGCTTGCATACCTGGTACGCGTTGCTAAACAAGGCATTCCAATCTGTGATGCTTCCGAACAAGTAGCGCATATGCACGTAGTCAAACTAATCAGGCCCAAAGGTCCACGTGAGGTTACAGTCCTCGATTTTGTCGGGTTGGGGTCAGTCTCCAAGATATATGAATGTGCTGTAGACTATTACAACGTGAGGTTTGGCGGAATCCAAGCAGGTTGGATGGGTGAGAGGTCCGTCCTAATAATCGTTGCAGAGGGGAACTCATCAGCGAAATCGCTAGCTTAAAGAACGGACAttagaaatacttaagtGAGAAGCCTCACGACCAAGCATATATCGCCCAAGTGCCTAAGTGGCTTTCGTTAGCGGTGTTGTCCTTGCTACGGTTCGATTTGAGGCCATGCCTGTCCCAGTTCCGACGTCTAAGACGTTCTAAAGAACCGGGTtagaataaaaatatttccTCGAATAAAGCTATGCTGGTACCTGGATATCGTTCTTCAAGGGTGCTAAGAGCAGCTTTTCATCAAGATACATACCAGTACTCTACATTTCCTTGTTCAGAGTGGTACGTTCGGCCGTGGATAGTTCGATACCGCAAAATACTAGAGCTCAAGGACGCTATTGGGGTGGGTATATGTGTCCCAAGAGTCGACTCCATATCAGTAccatcgccgccatctcCCTAGACCCTCCCAGCAGCCAGACAGAGGTCAAGTTCCCCGTCG
Protein-coding regions in this window:
- a CDS encoding MFS domain-containing protein → MEEDSDAQTTSKQAVKVHVKTWIVVICVNFAYFSQLTAVIGSGFLAQPIAQLLGGASQTMWFNQSINLLGIAICLPVSQMADYWGRRWVLIVLLTIGFAGTMVVARAQNVATVIAGFVLIGISYGATPVLFAVPSEILPRSQRSIAQSTINMSSSIGGILSLVMGGLLLRHNRLENYRVFFYVVAAFFGLSFLGILFFYYPPPREEQVSLKLTQKLRRLDWVGYTLFAPGLTLFSIALSWSKNPYPWSDAHIIAPFVLGMVLIIGFILYEWLVKKDGIFNHAVFTHRNIVISLLAVWIDGVSFYTANTYFAQQFGMFTGNDMLISGIAFGMFFIVGGLATIIFGWASTKYRIVRMPGILCLALIVLFNVLMATTTPSTPEANYWGYAVFAGLGLGGTIPTFMVAAQLTTPPELISLVSGLVSVARPIGGVVGLAINNAIFHDSLSTELRKKISAAVIPLGFSASYMDALISAVTGGDDGALSEISGVTPDIIAAAQGGQMKAYGIAFRNCWIAAAFAFWAIDPRSEFKEHIDAPVEVEVAEEQKRLEALQVENVKDKLKGGKA